From one [Ruminococcus] lactaris ATCC 29176 genomic stretch:
- a CDS encoding helix-turn-helix transcriptional regulator: MKEQLQLKNHLKEVRTEANLSQAQLAEMVGVSRNTISSIETGQFNPTAKLALILCIALDKKFEELFYF; the protein is encoded by the coding sequence ATGAAAGAACAATTACAACTGAAAAATCACTTAAAGGAAGTTCGCACAGAAGCAAATCTTTCTCAAGCTCAGCTTGCAGAAATGGTAGGGGTATCAAGAAATACCATTAGTTCTATTGAAACAGGACAGTTTAATCCAACTGCAAAATTGGCTCTAATTCTTTGTATTGCATTGGACAAAAAATTTGAGGAACTATTCTATTTTTAG
- a CDS encoding HAMP domain-containing sensor histidine kinase, with protein sequence MEQKKEKGLRIRSCLTGAIWLALVFSTVISALLFAFLNHFFNLPGSIPVLGWLLIFNTLIAGLITSFINAKLLEPITRLSKAMKEVSRGDFEQHLETNSRIAEVGESYQSFNVMTKELRATEVLQMDFVSNVSHEFKTPINAIEGYTMLLQGEELSQEQEEYVEKILFNTQRLSGLVGNILLLSKLENQNIPMKKTEYRLDEQIRQAFLSLETKWTEKEIGFQVELEEVKYTGNEGLFMHIWMNLLDNAIKFSPAKGTIMMFLKQEKDSVMFILEDEGPGIEDDVKTRIFDKFYQADGSHKAEGNGLGLALVKRIVDSAGGTIKAENREYGGCRFVVELPIQKDEAI encoded by the coding sequence ATGGAACAAAAGAAAGAAAAAGGATTGCGGATCCGATCCTGTCTGACTGGTGCAATCTGGCTGGCACTTGTATTTTCAACAGTCATATCTGCTTTATTATTTGCTTTTTTGAATCATTTTTTTAATCTGCCGGGCAGCATACCTGTGCTTGGCTGGCTTTTGATTTTCAATACATTGATTGCAGGGCTGATCACTTCCTTTATTAATGCAAAGTTACTGGAACCAATTACCAGACTCAGTAAAGCAATGAAGGAAGTTTCTCGGGGAGATTTTGAACAGCATTTGGAAACGAACAGCCGTATAGCAGAAGTTGGAGAATCTTATCAGAGTTTTAATGTGATGACAAAAGAGCTTCGTGCAACAGAGGTGCTGCAGATGGATTTTGTATCTAATGTTTCTCATGAGTTTAAGACCCCGATTAATGCCATTGAAGGGTATACAATGCTTCTTCAGGGAGAAGAACTGTCTCAGGAGCAGGAGGAATATGTAGAAAAAATCCTGTTTAATACCCAAAGGCTTTCCGGATTGGTTGGAAATATTTTGCTGTTATCCAAGTTAGAGAATCAGAACATACCAATGAAAAAAACAGAATATCGTTTGGATGAACAGATCCGTCAGGCATTTCTTTCCCTGGAGACAAAATGGACAGAAAAAGAAATTGGTTTCCAGGTAGAGCTGGAGGAAGTTAAATATACTGGGAATGAAGGACTTTTTATGCATATATGGATGAATCTTTTAGATAATGCGATTAAGTTCAGTCCTGCAAAGGGGACAATTATGATGTTTCTGAAGCAGGAAAAGGATTCTGTAATGTTTATTCTGGAAGATGAAGGACCGGGAATAGAGGATGATGTGAAAACCAGAATATTTGATAAATTTTATCAGGCAGACGGTTCTCACAAAGCAGAAGGAAATGGTCTCGGCCTTGCACTTGTGAAACGGATCGTAGATAGTGCTGGCGGGACAATCAAGGCAGAAAACCGGGAATATGGTGGATGCAGATTTGTTGTAGAGCTTCCAATACAGAAAGATGAGGCCATATAA
- a CDS encoding helix-turn-helix domain-containing protein: protein MTQRKIALSIEEAADYTGIGRNTLRQLVEWKKLPVLKVGRKVLIKTDILEMFMEANEGRDLRDRGNVKAVTRTAAN, encoded by the coding sequence ATGACGCAAAGAAAAATTGCATTATCCATCGAAGAAGCTGCTGACTATACGGGAATCGGCAGAAACACCTTAAGACAGCTTGTAGAATGGAAGAAACTTCCAGTATTAAAGGTTGGTCGCAAAGTCCTGATTAAAACCGATATTCTGGAAATGTTTATGGAAGCGAATGAAGGTCGTGATTTGAGGGATAGAGGAAATGTAAAAGCCGTAACAAGAACTGCGGCAAATTAA
- a CDS encoding FUSC family protein — protein sequence MTFYQELQLNQAGSKNLLKKSETVKEKSYHILVYLVKIAVTMAFCFLFVTIFSILFGNENSIVGVVVLLCLMVFRNADLGIHTGQSTMLLALFFVIMTVCPHLANQLSPVLGMLLNIAALAVLILFGCHNPFMFNQSTLVLGYLLLYGYDVTGKSYQMRLTGMALGAALTCFIFYRNHKNRTYKRNLNDLVQEFDISSSRTKWQLCQIICVPAVLCIAELCNMPRAMWAGIAAMSAILPFMEDMQYRVRKRIVGNIAGVICFTVLYFLLPSSIYTYIGILGGIGVGLSAKYGWQAVFNTFGALAIATESYGLKGAVGLRVIQNVFGVVFALIFCSMFYWLMSKKKETVVTVAAK from the coding sequence ATGACATTTTATCAGGAATTGCAGTTAAATCAGGCAGGTTCTAAAAATCTGTTGAAAAAGAGTGAAACAGTGAAAGAAAAATCATATCATATACTGGTATATTTGGTAAAGATAGCTGTTACAATGGCATTTTGTTTTTTATTTGTTACTATTTTCAGTATCTTATTTGGAAATGAGAATAGTATTGTGGGTGTAGTAGTTTTATTATGCCTTATGGTATTTCGGAATGCGGATCTGGGGATCCACACCGGACAATCTACGATGCTTTTGGCTTTGTTCTTTGTAATTATGACTGTATGTCCGCATTTAGCAAACCAGCTTTCACCGGTACTTGGAATGCTGTTAAACATTGCTGCACTGGCAGTGCTGATTCTGTTCGGATGTCATAACCCATTCATGTTTAACCAATCCACATTGGTTCTTGGTTATCTGTTATTGTATGGATATGATGTAACAGGAAAAAGTTATCAGATGCGATTAACCGGAATGGCATTAGGTGCAGCACTTACCTGCTTCATATTTTATCGAAATCATAAAAACAGAACGTATAAAAGAAATTTGAATGATTTGGTACAGGAATTTGATATATCTTCTTCCAGAACAAAGTGGCAGTTATGTCAGATCATATGCGTACCGGCAGTACTCTGCATTGCGGAACTCTGCAATATGCCACGGGCAATGTGGGCTGGAATTGCGGCAATGTCAGCAATCTTACCATTTATGGAGGACATGCAATACAGAGTCCGCAAAAGGATTGTCGGAAATATTGCAGGTGTAATATGTTTTACAGTACTATATTTTCTGCTTCCGTCATCCATCTATACATACATAGGAATCCTTGGCGGAATTGGTGTAGGACTTTCTGCAAAATATGGCTGGCAGGCAGTATTTAACACATTTGGTGCTTTGGCCATTGCTACAGAGAGTTATGGACTAAAAGGAGCAGTTGGTCTTAGAGTGATTCAGAATGTTTTTGGCGTTGTATTTGCATTAATATTTTGTTCTATGTTTTATTGGCTTATGTCGAAAAAAAAGGAAACAGTGGTAACCGTGGCTGCAAAATAA
- a CDS encoding tyrosine-type recombinase/integrase, with the protein MAKGSVRKKGKKWYYRFYVEDASGNLVQKECVGTESKSETEKLLRQAMDDYEKKKFVAKAENLTVGQLLDVWAEEELKTGTLSNGTVENYLGTIRNIKKHPLAERKLKNVTSEHLQSFFDLLSFGGVHPDGKERKGYSKDYIHSFSAVMQQSFRFAVFPKQYITFNPMQYIKLRYQTDEVDLFSDEDMDGNVQPISREDYERLLAYLQKKNPAAILPIQIAYYAGLRIGEACGLAWQDVNLEEQCLTIRRSIRYDGSKRKYIIGPTKRKKVRVVDFGDTLVEIFRNARKEQLKNRMQYGELYHTNYYKEVKEKNRVYYEYYCLDRTEEVPTDYKEISFVCLRPDGCLELPTTLGTVCRKVAKTLEGFEGFHFHQLRHTYTSNLLANGAAPKDVQELLGHSDVSTTMNVYAHSTRDAKRKSVRLLDKVVGND; encoded by the coding sequence ATGGCAAAAGGATCTGTAAGAAAAAAAGGAAAGAAATGGTACTACCGCTTCTATGTAGAGGACGCAAGCGGCAATCTTGTTCAGAAAGAATGCGTTGGAACAGAAAGCAAAAGTGAAACTGAAAAGCTGCTCCGTCAGGCAATGGATGATTATGAGAAAAAGAAATTTGTTGCCAAAGCGGAAAATCTCACAGTCGGACAGCTTTTGGATGTGTGGGCAGAGGAGGAATTAAAAACAGGTACGCTCAGCAATGGTACGGTGGAGAATTACCTCGGAACAATCCGAAATATCAAGAAACACCCATTGGCAGAACGGAAACTGAAAAATGTAACCTCTGAACATTTGCAATCCTTCTTCGATTTGCTTTCCTTCGGGGGAGTTCATCCCGACGGAAAAGAGAGAAAGGGTTACAGCAAAGATTATATCCATTCTTTTTCCGCAGTCATGCAGCAGTCCTTCCGTTTTGCAGTATTTCCAAAGCAGTATATTACGTTCAATCCCATGCAGTATATTAAACTGCGGTATCAGACGGATGAAGTGGATTTGTTTTCCGATGAGGATATGGACGGAAATGTCCAACCAATTTCACGAGAAGATTATGAAAGATTGCTTGCTTATCTGCAAAAAAAGAACCCAGCCGCAATACTTCCAATCCAGATAGCCTATTATGCCGGGCTTCGTATTGGAGAAGCCTGCGGTTTGGCATGGCAGGACGTAAATCTGGAAGAACAATGCCTTACCATAAGACGCAGCATCCGATATGATGGCTCAAAGCGCAAATATATCATCGGACCAACCAAGCGGAAAAAAGTAAGGGTTGTTGATTTTGGAGATACACTGGTAGAGATTTTCCGTAATGCCCGGAAAGAGCAGTTAAAAAATCGAATGCAGTACGGAGAACTTTATCACACGAACTACTACAAAGAGGTCAAAGAGAAAAACAGAGTGTACTACGAATATTATTGTTTAGACAGAACAGAGGAAGTCCCGACAGATTATAAAGAAATTTCTTTCGTCTGTTTAAGACCGGATGGTTGTTTGGAACTTCCAACTACTTTGGGGACTGTTTGCAGAAAGGTGGCAAAAACATTAGAGGGATTTGAAGGCTTTCATTTCCACCAGTTACGTCACACCTATACAAGCAACCTTTTAGCAAATGGAGCTGCCCCAAAAGATGTGCAGGAATTGTTGGGACACTCAGATGTCAGTACCACAATGAACGTCTATGCTCACTCCACAAGAGATGCGAAACGAAAATCAGTTCGGCTTCTTGATAAAGTGGTGGGCAATGACTAA
- a CDS encoding helix-turn-helix domain-containing protein: MKDKELRKLIGSRVKQRRLELNLTQPYVAEKMGVTASTILRYENGSIDNTKKMVLEGLSEALHVSVEWLKGETDEYETDITDKRELQIRDAMGDILEQLPLALTKEEDAFSKDLLLLMLKQYGLFLDSFQFACKNFKGNAGQTDIAKTIGFESNDEYNEIMFLREITHTINAFNEMADVVRLYSKKPKTAEQRLANLLSEVLYEDSESV, from the coding sequence ATGAAAGATAAAGAACTACGCAAGCTGATAGGCAGCAGAGTAAAACAGCGCCGTCTGGAATTGAATCTGACACAGCCTTATGTCGCAGAAAAGATGGGTGTTACCGCTTCTACAATCCTGCGTTATGAGAATGGTTCGATTGACAATACGAAAAAAATGGTGCTGGAAGGTCTTTCGGAAGCACTCCATGTATCTGTGGAATGGCTCAAAGGGGAAACAGATGAATATGAAACCGACATTACGGATAAGAGAGAGTTACAGATTCGTGATGCGATGGGAGATATTCTGGAACAGTTACCGCTTGCCCTTACCAAAGAAGAAGATGCTTTTTCAAAAGATTTATTACTGCTGATGTTAAAACAATATGGTCTGTTTTTGGATTCCTTCCAGTTCGCCTGCAAAAACTTCAAGGGGAATGCTGGTCAGACGGATATTGCCAAAACAATAGGGTTTGAATCGAATGATGAATATAATGAGATTATGTTCTTAAGGGAAATCACTCACACCATCAATGCTTTTAATGAGATGGCAGACGTTGTAAGGCTCTATTCCAAGAAACCAAAAACAGCAGAACAAAGGCTTGCAAATCTTTTATCAGAAGTCTTATACGAAGATTCCGAATCGGTATAG
- a CDS encoding MobA/MobL family protein, translated as MAIFHYTIKIVGRSKGKSVISASAYLNGDVMKNEETGRISYYTSKKEVVYTSLMMCENAPPEWQIVPEENIKRFQKSVRYKRSEDKEAALEKFKITFQKQRLWNEVLKIEKSADAQLGRSFEFALPKEWSRQEQIQYTADYIKKTFVDKGMCADWSIHDKGDGNPHVHLLLTMRPFNPDHSWGKKEVKDWDFVRDKSGNIVIDESHPNWWQDKKNPDRHGIRIPVLDENGIQKIGARNRLQWKRVLTDATGWNNPKNCELWRSEWAKVCNEHLPLHNQVDHRSYEKQGKLQIPTIHEGADARKIEQKFLAGQEIKGSWKVAENQIIKQQNTLLQKILDTFGKVSGALSLWKERLNDIRRKPGNYTLNGVHDWANRRTADLNGRNASGNAEPGHPTLSYAGTESEIAKIKQRVIRAAQHFAKYRGTTFQDGRTENEDRTFGKRKSAMADIGTEAEQRKQFITETEHRIAELEQQVEKGRDIDERIQRIKERRTVGRTSALDRGDTRRVGTERPAYRGTEDAAQRISDLEREIKQREQSREYSSIKERLEAGRQSIAEREREAAKRKRHDRGMSR; from the coding sequence ATGGCGATTTTTCATTACACAATCAAAATAGTCGGACGAAGTAAAGGGAAATCTGTTATCTCCGCTTCCGCATATCTCAATGGGGATGTGATGAAAAACGAGGAAACCGGGCGAATCAGTTATTACACTTCTAAAAAAGAAGTGGTCTACACCAGTCTGATGATGTGCGAAAACGCACCTCCTGAATGGCAGATAGTACCAGAAGAAAATATAAAACGCTTTCAAAAATCTGTCCGATACAAAAGGTCAGAAGATAAAGAAGCTGCTTTAGAAAAATTTAAAATCACATTTCAGAAACAACGGTTATGGAATGAGGTATTGAAGATTGAAAAAAGTGCAGATGCCCAACTTGGCAGGTCATTTGAATTTGCCCTCCCCAAAGAATGGAGCAGACAGGAACAGATTCAATATACAGCCGACTATATCAAAAAAACATTTGTGGATAAGGGAATGTGTGCTGATTGGAGTATCCACGACAAAGGGGATGGCAATCCTCATGTCCATCTGCTTCTGACAATGCGCCCTTTTAACCCGGATCATTCTTGGGGGAAGAAAGAAGTCAAAGATTGGGATTTTGTCAGAGATAAAAGCGGAAATATCGTGATTGATGAATCCCATCCGAACTGGTGGCAGGATAAGAAAAACCCTGACCGTCATGGAATCCGTATCCCTGTATTAGATGAAAACGGAATCCAGAAGATTGGTGCAAGAAACCGCCTGCAATGGAAACGGGTACTGACCGATGCTACGGGATGGAACAATCCAAAAAACTGTGAACTGTGGCGGAGCGAGTGGGCAAAGGTGTGTAATGAACATCTGCCTTTGCATAATCAGGTCGATCACCGTTCTTACGAAAAGCAGGGAAAACTCCAGATTCCTACCATCCATGAAGGTGCTGACGCAAGAAAGATTGAACAAAAGTTTCTTGCCGGGCAGGAAATAAAAGGTTCGTGGAAAGTAGCGGAAAATCAAATCATAAAACAACAAAACACGTTATTGCAAAAGATACTGGACACCTTTGGGAAAGTATCAGGTGCATTATCATTATGGAAGGAGCGATTAAATGACATTAGAAGAAAGCCGGGAAATTATACCCTTAATGGAGTCCATGATTGGGCAAATCGAAGAACAGCAGACCTTAATGGCAGAAATGCTTCTGGAAATGCAGAACCGGGACACCCAACTCTCTCTTATGCAGGAACAGAATCAGAAATTGCAAAAATTAAACAGCGAGTTATCCGAGCTGCTCAACATTTTGCCAAATACCGAGGAACTACTTTCCAAGATGGAAGAACAGAAAACGAAGATAGAACTTTTGGAAAACGAAAATCAGCAATGGCAGATATTGGCACAGAAGCTGAACAGCGAAAACAGTTTATTACTGAAACAGAACACCGAATTGCTGAACTGGAACAGCAGGTAGAGAAAGGACGTGATATAGATGAACGAATCCAGAGAATTAAAGAACGCCGAACAGTTGGAAGAACTTCTGCTCTTGACCGAGGAGATACAAGAAGAGTTGGAACAGAAAGACCAGCTTATCGTGGAACTGAAGACGCAGCTCAACGAATCTCTGACCTTGAACGAGAAATTAAACAAAGAGAACAGAGCCGGGAATATTCAAGCATTAAAGAACGACTTGAAGCTGGCAGACAGAGCATTGCGGAGCGAGAAAGAGAAGCTGCGAAGCGCAAACGTCACGATAGAGGAATGTCAAGATAA
- a CDS encoding Fic family protein gives MIKVTLTNEILKRISEIDEKRFSLSTIEMTPVIKNRLRKNSKKKSSYASNKIEGNPLTEKQANEAIDSDPHKHFLKPEQEVRNYFLALNFLEEKLKKKEAFSKEMILEVQAMVEKGASKEKIGLRGPMPPGMLFAVYDSETGTAEYIPPEYIDIPDLLDELVEYVNTTDDHPLIIAAVVHYQLVTIHPFEDGNGRTARLMSGYILDYYGYGFNGIGSLEEYFAYDPDEYYASLQMGLPTLYYSGRENPPHPEIWINYFLRMMELYSKKVYELSKTSENDELDGSLSYLNAKEKEFLAFLLKKRLYEFTPIEVSKMLGVTNKTIINRCAKLVNNGLLIPIIVKTRVRSYRLSDFSKTNEKKILKKIS, from the coding sequence GTGATTAAGGTTACGCTAACAAATGAAATTTTAAAAAGAATATCGGAAATAGACGAAAAGCGTTTTTCTCTTAGTACGATAGAAATGACACCTGTTATAAAAAACAGACTTAGAAAAAACTCTAAGAAAAAAAGTTCCTATGCTTCTAATAAGATTGAAGGAAATCCATTAACTGAAAAACAGGCAAATGAAGCTATTGATAGTGATCCTCACAAACATTTTTTAAAGCCAGAACAGGAAGTTCGTAATTACTTTTTGGCTTTAAATTTTTTAGAAGAAAAACTGAAAAAGAAAGAAGCTTTTTCAAAAGAAATGATTTTAGAAGTGCAGGCAATGGTTGAAAAAGGTGCGTCAAAAGAAAAGATAGGATTAAGAGGCCCTATGCCGCCTGGAATGTTATTTGCAGTATATGATTCCGAAACAGGCACAGCGGAATATATTCCACCAGAGTATATTGATATTCCAGACTTGTTGGATGAACTTGTTGAATATGTAAATACTACAGATGATCATCCGCTGATTATTGCTGCTGTAGTTCATTATCAATTGGTTACCATTCATCCTTTTGAAGATGGAAATGGAAGAACCGCCAGATTAATGTCAGGCTATATTCTTGATTATTATGGATATGGTTTTAATGGAATAGGTTCCCTGGAAGAATATTTTGCCTATGATCCAGATGAGTATTATGCATCACTGCAAATGGGGTTACCGACGTTATATTATTCAGGAAGAGAAAACCCTCCTCATCCGGAAATTTGGATCAATTATTTTTTGCGGATGATGGAATTGTATTCTAAAAAGGTATATGAATTATCAAAAACATCCGAAAACGACGAGTTAGATGGAAGTCTATCTTATTTAAATGCAAAAGAAAAAGAATTCTTAGCATTTCTGTTAAAAAAGCGACTATATGAGTTTACACCAATTGAAGTAAGCAAAATGCTTGGTGTAACCAACAAAACGATTATTAATCGATGTGCAAAGTTGGTAAATAATGGTTTGTTAATTCCAATCATTGTAAAGACACGAGTCCGATCTTATCGGTTAAGTGATTTTTCAAAGACAAATGAGAAAAAGATTTTGAAAAAAATATCGTAA
- a CDS encoding response regulator transcription factor, whose amino-acid sequence MGKVSVLIRRKENVFQILIVEDDKELSQLFQKVLEKNGYQVKSASDGAQALEVLDKEYIDLIISDIMMPVMDGYELVSELRSAGYQIPVLMITAKGSFDDMRQGFLSGSDDYMVKPVNVNEMVLRVGALLRRAQILNEHKIVIGSTEFDYDAMTVTTDKESLVLPKKEFLLLYKLAASPGRTFTKQQLMDEVWGYATEADQHTIEVHIGRIRERFKDNPDFEIVTMRGIGYKVVKK is encoded by the coding sequence ATGGGCAAGGTATCTGTTTTAATAAGGAGGAAGGAAAACGTGTTTCAAATATTGATTGTAGAAGATGATAAAGAATTAAGCCAGCTATTCCAAAAAGTGCTTGAGAAGAATGGATATCAGGTCAAAAGTGCATCGGATGGAGCACAGGCATTAGAAGTATTGGATAAGGAATATATTGATCTGATCATTTCTGATATTATGATGCCGGTTATGGATGGCTATGAACTGGTGTCAGAACTTCGTTCAGCAGGATATCAGATACCAGTGCTTATGATCACTGCGAAAGGTTCCTTTGATGATATGCGTCAGGGATTTCTTTCGGGAAGTGACGATTATATGGTAAAACCGGTAAATGTGAATGAAATGGTTTTAAGAGTCGGAGCACTGCTACGCCGTGCACAGATACTGAATGAACACAAAATTGTGATCGGTTCAACAGAGTTTGATTATGATGCAATGACGGTTACAACTGATAAGGAAAGTCTTGTTTTGCCTAAAAAAGAATTCCTGCTTTTATATAAGCTTGCAGCTTCGCCAGGCAGAACATTTACAAAACAACAGTTGATGGATGAAGTATGGGGATACGCGACGGAGGCAGACCAACATACGATAGAGGTACATATAGGAAGAATCAGAGAGCGTTTTAAAGATAACCCTGATTTTGAAATCGTAACAATGCGTGGAATTGGATACAAGGTGGTGAAAAAATAA
- a CDS encoding DUF6442 family protein yields the protein MKKDEILNASRKEHRNKDLAEMEVVYQAGSHASRVGALVCCLLSLLSSVLAHTMIYSPWVIYFSIIATQWLVRFIKMKRKSDLVLTVLFFVLSILAFVGFVSHLLEVRI from the coding sequence ATGAAAAAGGACGAAATCTTAAATGCAAGCAGAAAAGAACATCGCAATAAGGACTTGGCTGAAATGGAAGTGGTATATCAAGCCGGAAGTCACGCAAGCAGAGTTGGTGCTTTAGTGTGTTGTTTGCTTTCGCTGTTATCTTCTGTGCTTGCTCATACTATGATTTACAGTCCGTGGGTTATATACTTCAGCATTATTGCAACACAATGGTTAGTTCGCTTTATCAAAATGAAGCGAAAGAGCGATTTGGTCTTGACTGTTCTGTTTTTTGTGCTTTCCATTTTGGCATTTGTTGGATTTGTTAGCCACCTTTTAGAGGTGAGAATATGA
- a CDS encoding IS1634 family transposase, whose translation MYIALTGSENNKDVYIYHSFRKENGNSSSRIYKKLGKYNTLLEQFDGDRDKMMAWAREQADKETKLYKEATGKISVEFSKAACIPMNERRSFNVGYLFLQELCTQLRIDKICRTIKERHKYKYNLQAILTDLVYARILSPSSKLASYDYCQTLLEPPKYSLQDVYRSLSVIAEESDFIQSELYKNSNFLYPRNNRILYYDCTNYYFEIEEESDSKRYGKSKENRPNPIVTMGLFMDADGIPLAFDVYPGNQNEQTTLKPLESKILQDFNCSEFIYCSDSGLGSAANRRFNSLGNRAYIITHSLKKMKKEDREIALNPTQFRKVGSTKFIDLRTLDETDEEVYNTVYYKEVPVVTGNMDETLIVTYSPKYKAYQRRIRDRQIEHAEKIINTPGRKRKGKNQNDPMRFVKKTSVTPDGEIANKQVYNIDEEQIQKEEMYDGFYAVITNLEGDVSEIIRINKQRWEIEENFRIMKTEFEARPVYVRREERIKAHFMTCYISLLLYRLLEKKLGDAYTVSQILGTLRSMQMTLLNTASGYIPSYTRTELTDSLHKTFGFRTDYEFITKASMRTIIKETKQIKSKKS comes from the coding sequence ATGTATATTGCACTTACAGGTAGTGAAAACAATAAAGATGTGTATATTTATCATTCTTTTCGCAAGGAAAATGGTAATTCCTCATCTCGTATTTATAAAAAACTTGGAAAATATAACACACTTTTAGAACAATTCGATGGTGACAGAGATAAGATGATGGCATGGGCAAGAGAGCAGGCTGATAAAGAAACAAAGCTCTATAAAGAAGCTACTGGAAAGATTTCTGTAGAGTTTTCAAAAGCTGCTTGCATTCCGATGAATGAACGCCGTTCTTTCAATGTTGGGTATCTCTTTTTACAAGAACTTTGTACACAACTTCGTATAGATAAGATTTGTAGAACAATCAAAGAACGCCACAAATATAAATATAATCTACAAGCAATCCTGACTGATTTAGTTTATGCACGAATCCTATCGCCTTCTAGCAAGCTGGCTAGCTATGACTATTGTCAAACACTGTTAGAGCCACCTAAATACAGTCTGCAGGATGTTTACCGCTCTCTTTCTGTGATTGCAGAAGAATCGGATTTTATTCAAAGTGAACTTTACAAGAATTCTAATTTCCTTTATCCAAGAAATAATCGTATCCTCTATTACGATTGCACAAACTACTATTTCGAAATTGAAGAGGAAAGCGATTCTAAGCGTTATGGTAAAAGTAAGGAAAACCGTCCGAATCCAATTGTAACTATGGGATTATTTATGGATGCTGATGGTATTCCTCTTGCTTTTGATGTTTATCCAGGAAATCAAAATGAACAGACAACTTTAAAGCCTTTAGAATCAAAAATTCTCCAGGACTTTAACTGCAGTGAATTCATCTATTGTTCTGATTCCGGACTTGGAAGTGCTGCGAACAGAAGATTTAACAGTCTTGGAAACCGGGCATACATCATCACTCATTCTCTTAAAAAGATGAAGAAAGAAGATCGTGAGATTGCTCTGAACCCTACGCAGTTTCGTAAAGTCGGTAGCACAAAATTCATAGATCTGCGTACACTTGATGAAACTGATGAAGAAGTTTATAACACTGTTTATTACAAAGAAGTTCCCGTGGTTACAGGAAACATGGATGAAACTCTGATTGTTACTTATTCTCCAAAATATAAAGCATACCAAAGAAGAATTCGTGACCGCCAAATCGAACATGCTGAAAAGATCATCAACACACCTGGGCGTAAACGAAAAGGAAAAAATCAGAATGATCCAATGCGTTTTGTAAAGAAGACTTCTGTGACGCCAGATGGGGAAATCGCTAATAAACAAGTATACAATATCGATGAAGAACAGATTCAAAAAGAAGAAATGTATGATGGTTTTTATGCTGTTATTACAAATCTGGAAGGTGATGTCTCTGAAATCATACGGATTAACAAACAGCGTTGGGAAATAGAAGAAAACTTTAGAATTATGAAAACCGAATTTGAAGCTAGACCAGTCTATGTACGAAGAGAGGAGCGAATAAAAGCTCATTTCATGACTTGCTATATCAGTCTTCTTCTTTATCGGTTATTAGAAAAGAAACTTGGAGATGCTTATACGGTCAGTCAGATACTTGGGACATTACGTTCTATGCAAATGACACTACTAAATACAGCAAGTGGTTATATTCCTTCCTACACAAGAACAGAATTAACGGATTCTCTGCACAAAACATTCGGCTTTAGAACGGATTATGAATTCATTACAAAAGCCTCCATGCGAACAATCATTAAAGAAACGAAACAGATTAAATCAAAAAAATCATAA